One part of the Candidatus Fermentibacter sp. genome encodes these proteins:
- a CDS encoding class I SAM-dependent rRNA methyltransferase, which translates to MNHAACRIRRDREKSILNRHPWVYSGAIQDVDPGASPGDVVDVVGPDGAWMARGFYNPASEIAVHLFSWDRGEEPGDDFWRRRLARALELRRALPSFPEPGGAYRMVHSDSDLMPGLVVDWYAGFLVMQFLTLGIDGLKDLIVDEAMALTGARGVWERSDTDARKKEGMDKRHGLLAGEEPPVEIEVDEGGARLLVDVRNGHKTGFYLDQALNRMDSRRYMEGRSVLNCFCYTGGFSVAAAMGGASTVTSIDSSRPALETASRNMELNGFGGDRYPMLDADVPALLRRYREEGASFGAVILDPPRYVGGKDALQRGTRAYKDVNMQAMSVLEPGGLLFTFSCSGLVGEELFQKIVFSASADVGRDLRIISRMGQAPDHPVLLSYPQGGYLTGLLLQRT; encoded by the coding sequence ATGAACCATGCTGCATGCAGGATCAGGCGTGACAGGGAGAAGAGCATCCTCAACAGGCATCCCTGGGTCTACTCCGGAGCGATCCAGGATGTGGATCCGGGAGCCTCTCCCGGGGATGTCGTCGACGTCGTGGGGCCGGACGGCGCCTGGATGGCCAGGGGCTTCTACAATCCCGCATCGGAGATAGCCGTCCACCTGTTCTCGTGGGACCGCGGCGAGGAACCGGGGGATGACTTCTGGCGCAGGAGACTCGCGAGGGCGCTCGAGCTGAGGCGCGCGCTGCCGTCCTTCCCGGAGCCGGGCGGAGCCTACCGGATGGTCCACTCTGACTCCGACCTGATGCCGGGCCTCGTGGTCGACTGGTACGCCGGCTTCCTCGTGATGCAGTTCCTCACTCTCGGCATCGACGGTCTGAAGGATCTTATCGTGGACGAGGCCATGGCGCTCACGGGCGCCAGGGGGGTGTGGGAGCGAAGCGACACGGATGCGCGGAAGAAGGAGGGGATGGACAAGCGGCACGGCCTCCTCGCAGGGGAGGAGCCACCCGTCGAGATCGAGGTCGACGAGGGCGGCGCCCGGCTGCTCGTCGACGTGAGGAACGGCCACAAGACCGGCTTCTACCTCGACCAGGCCCTGAACAGGATGGACAGCCGGCGCTACATGGAAGGCAGATCCGTCCTGAACTGCTTCTGCTACACCGGTGGATTCAGCGTCGCAGCGGCCATGGGCGGCGCCTCGACCGTGACGAGCATCGACTCGTCGCGCCCAGCCCTGGAGACGGCGTCGCGGAACATGGAGCTCAACGGCTTCGGAGGCGACAGGTACCCGATGCTAGACGCCGACGTCCCCGCCCTTCTGAGGCGGTACCGGGAGGAGGGGGCCTCCTTCGGCGCCGTCATACTCGATCCGCCCAGGTACGTCGGCGGCAAGGACGCGCTCCAGCGAGGCACCCGCGCCTACAAGGACGTCAACATGCAGGCCATGTCCGTCCTCGAGCCCGGAGGGCTGCTGTTCACGTTCTCCTGCTCGGGCCTGGTGGGCGAGGAGCTGTTCCAGAAGATCGTCTTCTCTGCCTCGGCGGACGTGGGGAGGGATCTCAGGATCATCTCCCGGATGGGACAGGCCCCCGACCACCCCGTGCTGCTGTCCTATCCGCAGGGCGGCTACCTGACCGGGCTCCTGCTGCAGCGGACCTGA
- a CDS encoding peptidyl-prolyl cis-trans isomerase, which yields MRYVLIPTVMFLLSCGREEAPAAVSAGGRVLSYDDAAAILENIERDSVSVTAFAENAVDRLLILEDACARGLDEDPEIASAVHDAARTRLQYIYLQYKLGSVEVPEDSIRSFYDRMGEELVFTAIQADDSLTADSLRALVAAGADARALAASSTTLMQDRPTRGRCGPTDRTRLVGVDRDLLAGLAPGDISRIASTPSGFRFLRLDSVLAVEPPPFEEAEGRIRDFIWAHMSEEYRNILEDSLVQARGLRVDSSAAGLVASHALDPVGHFSPYTESEARMTAISWDGGERSVISLACNIRDLPENLPRTAGDTAWVTDYCHLLGLYEIMAARAVELGLDEHPVVGPDIRDAQEQVLLDAWFETVAGPRILITDQDMQDAWNDNRDMLLMPEERVFRLVYATPGAQASALSTLLAAGGDPLADPGAFTVPAALMEDAGSALTRPLEMSDLPAEVGPGAFSLAPGQVLSCSVGTGGLVFVRLEEVIPEREATLEESRDALVPMLYSARREEVLAGLVDSLRSAYAWNIDWEFFARFWRDGAVATDHPGVE from the coding sequence ATGCGGTACGTGCTCATTCCGACAGTCATGTTCCTCCTCTCCTGCGGCCGGGAGGAGGCGCCGGCGGCCGTGTCGGCCGGCGGCAGGGTCCTCTCCTACGATGATGCCGCCGCGATCCTCGAGAACATCGAGCGAGACTCCGTCTCCGTGACAGCGTTCGCCGAGAATGCGGTCGACCGGCTCCTCATCCTCGAAGACGCATGCGCCAGGGGTCTGGATGAAGATCCCGAGATCGCGAGCGCCGTACATGACGCCGCCAGGACCAGGCTGCAGTACATCTACCTCCAGTACAAGCTGGGCTCGGTCGAAGTCCCCGAGGATTCCATACGGTCCTTCTACGACCGCATGGGCGAAGAGCTCGTCTTCACGGCCATACAGGCGGACGACAGCCTGACTGCGGACAGCCTCCGGGCCCTGGTGGCGGCCGGAGCCGACGCCCGGGCACTCGCAGCATCCTCGACGACCCTGATGCAGGACAGGCCGACCCGGGGTCGCTGCGGACCCACGGACAGGACGAGGCTTGTGGGCGTCGACAGAGACCTCCTGGCGGGCCTCGCCCCCGGTGACATCTCGCGCATCGCCTCCACCCCGTCCGGCTTCAGGTTCCTCAGGCTGGACTCGGTCCTGGCCGTGGAACCTCCCCCGTTCGAGGAGGCCGAGGGCCGGATAAGGGACTTCATCTGGGCCCACATGTCCGAGGAGTACAGGAACATCCTGGAGGACAGCCTCGTGCAGGCCCGGGGGTTGCGGGTGGATTCCTCCGCTGCCGGGCTGGTGGCGTCGCATGCTCTCGACCCTGTCGGGCACTTCTCCCCCTACACGGAGTCGGAGGCCCGGATGACGGCCATTTCGTGGGACGGAGGGGAGAGGAGCGTCATCTCTCTCGCGTGCAACATCAGGGACCTGCCCGAAAACCTTCCCAGAACAGCGGGCGACACCGCATGGGTGACGGACTACTGCCACCTGCTGGGCCTCTATGAGATCATGGCGGCCAGGGCGGTCGAACTCGGCCTCGACGAGCACCCCGTCGTGGGTCCTGACATCCGGGATGCGCAGGAACAGGTTCTCCTCGACGCATGGTTCGAGACCGTCGCAGGCCCGAGGATCCTGATCACCGATCAGGACATGCAGGATGCCTGGAACGACAACAGGGACATGCTCCTGATGCCCGAGGAGCGCGTGTTCAGGCTGGTATACGCCACGCCGGGCGCGCAGGCTTCGGCCCTTTCGACGCTGCTCGCCGCCGGAGGCGATCCGCTCGCCGACCCGGGGGCATTCACCGTTCCCGCGGCCCTGATGGAGGATGCCGGATCGGCCCTCACGAGACCGCTGGAGATGTCCGATCTTCCCGCGGAGGTCGGCCCCGGAGCCTTCTCCCTCGCTCCCGGACAGGTCCTGTCGTGCTCCGTAGGAACCGGCGGGCTCGTTTTCGTCAGGCTCGAGGAGGTCATCCCCGAGAGGGAGGCCACCCTGGAGGAGTCGCGGGACGCCCTGGTGCCGATGCTGTACTCCGCGAGGCGCGAGGAGGTGCTTGCCGGACTTGTAGACAGCCTTCGATCGGCGTATGCTTGGAACATAGACTGGGAGTTCTTTGCCAGATTCTGGCGGGATGGCGCCGTCGCTACTGACCACCCGGGGGTTGAGTGA
- the dacB gene encoding D-alanyl-D-alanine carboxypeptidase/D-alanyl-D-alanine-endopeptidase has translation MHPVMLAALTAAGAAATQPSPSWRTGMQAVDAETGEVLLDSRADELFRPASTVKLITTLLAFRTLGPSSIIETDILADSAGSTIYIVGAGAPLIEPDDIERAAVETASALRGGSWDLVFDTSAFADSNRCPGWDQDDWSRVYCPPVEALTLGDNVLELVLTSDRSSVSVEEYPELPGLELRGSVAVGTARDWEPTARPEGWATSEPVITLGGTMPPDTTVVVYVPFAGAPRQFAEVFANELETRNLRVTSVGGGRVPSDEELTRVAVIRSRPVYEIAAQMNKWSMNVVAELLLRASADSHPGGEATTRAGCDMAGRMLQELQGVDGAQLADGSGLSRLNMISPSQLVSVLLDGAGSLEWGPEFLASLAVNGVDGTMASRLSDLPPGAFRGKTGSLGDTASLAGILRTSGGRTIALAIMCEVPQGAVHSARNWQDGVVRELYACY, from the coding sequence ATGCACCCCGTCATGCTCGCCGCGCTCACGGCCGCAGGTGCAGCCGCGACCCAGCCCTCACCCTCGTGGAGGACGGGCATGCAGGCCGTCGACGCCGAGACCGGCGAAGTCCTGCTCGACTCCAGGGCCGACGAGCTCTTCAGGCCCGCTTCCACCGTCAAGCTGATCACCACGCTGCTGGCCTTCCGCACGCTCGGCCCCTCCAGCATCATCGAAACCGACATCCTCGCCGACTCTGCCGGATCGACCATCTACATCGTGGGCGCAGGGGCGCCCCTCATCGAGCCGGACGACATCGAAAGGGCCGCGGTGGAGACAGCGTCGGCCCTCCGGGGAGGATCCTGGGATCTCGTCTTCGACACATCCGCCTTCGCCGACTCGAACCGGTGCCCTGGCTGGGATCAGGACGACTGGTCGCGGGTCTACTGCCCGCCGGTGGAGGCCCTGACCCTAGGTGACAACGTGCTCGAACTCGTCCTGACGTCCGATCGGAGCTCCGTATCCGTGGAGGAGTATCCGGAGCTGCCAGGGCTCGAGCTCAGGGGCTCGGTGGCCGTGGGAACGGCCAGGGACTGGGAGCCCACGGCGAGGCCGGAGGGCTGGGCGACCTCGGAGCCCGTGATCACGCTCGGGGGCACCATGCCTCCGGACACCACGGTCGTCGTCTACGTGCCGTTCGCCGGCGCCCCGCGGCAGTTCGCCGAGGTATTCGCCAACGAGCTGGAGACCAGGAACCTCAGGGTGACGTCTGTGGGAGGGGGACGGGTCCCCTCGGACGAGGAGCTCACGAGGGTCGCCGTCATCAGATCTCGGCCGGTGTACGAGATAGCCGCCCAGATGAACAAGTGGAGCATGAACGTGGTGGCCGAACTCCTGCTGAGGGCCTCCGCGGACTCGCACCCGGGCGGGGAGGCCACGACCCGGGCGGGATGCGACATGGCCGGGCGGATGCTCCAGGAGCTGCAGGGCGTCGACGGAGCACAGTTGGCCGACGGATCGGGCCTCTCGAGGTTGAACATGATCAGCCCTTCGCAACTCGTGAGCGTCCTGCTGGACGGTGCGGGGTCGCTCGAGTGGGGGCCGGAGTTCCTGGCCTCGCTCGCTGTCAACGGAGTCGACGGCACGATGGCCTCGCGGCTCTCGGACCTGCCGCCGGGGGCTTTCAGAGGCAAGACGGGCTCCCTGGGCGACACGGCCTCGCTCGCGGGGATCCTCAGGACCTCGGGCGGCCGCACGATCGCCCTGGCGATCATGTGCGAAGTGCCCCAGGGCGCTGTACATTCCGCCAGGAACTGGCAGGACGGGGTGGTCAGGGAGCTGTACGCCTGCTACTGA
- a CDS encoding polyprenol monophosphomannose synthase → MSDRLVVIPTYNERENVAELHRSVRDACDFDMLFVDDSSPDGTAQAVKALAASDPGVALMERSGERGLGRAYEAAFRQVIEKGSWQRVFMMDADLSHQPVHLRGLDEALDDHDMALGSRYIRGVSVLNWSILRLNLSYSANSYIRAVTGMPFSDCTSGFRGIRAERLESILSGRKHAGGYAFLVEMLHRAWRSGLSIREVPIVFVEREHGESKISARVMLESLVTPLRLRLTGTRHSARGPAGTQ, encoded by the coding sequence ATGTCCGACAGGCTCGTCGTAATCCCGACCTACAACGAGAGAGAGAACGTCGCGGAACTGCACCGGTCGGTCCGCGACGCGTGCGATTTCGACATGCTCTTCGTCGACGACTCGTCCCCGGACGGAACGGCGCAGGCAGTGAAGGCCCTGGCCGCATCCGACCCCGGTGTCGCCCTCATGGAGAGATCGGGCGAGAGAGGGCTCGGCAGGGCCTACGAGGCCGCCTTCAGGCAGGTGATCGAGAAGGGCTCCTGGCAGCGGGTGTTCATGATGGACGCCGACCTCTCCCACCAGCCCGTGCATCTCCGCGGGCTGGACGAGGCTCTCGATGATCACGACATGGCTCTGGGCTCGAGGTACATCCGGGGCGTGAGCGTCCTGAACTGGTCGATCCTCAGGCTGAACCTGAGCTATTCCGCCAACTCCTACATCAGGGCCGTCACGGGGATGCCCTTCTCCGACTGCACCAGCGGCTTCAGGGGCATCAGGGCCGAAAGGCTGGAGTCGATCCTGTCCGGCAGGAAACATGCCGGGGGCTACGCATTCCTGGTCGAGATGCTCCACAGGGCCTGGAGGTCGGGGCTCTCGATCCGGGAGGTACCCATAGTCTTCGTGGAGAGGGAGCACGGAGAGTCGAAGATCTCCGCCAGGGTCATGCTCGAATCCCTCGTCACCCCCCTCCGCCTCAGGCTGACCGGAACCCGGCACTCCGCCCGGGGGCCGGCCGGCACTCAGTAG
- the efp gene encoding elongation factor P yields the protein MIWTTDLRKGVVIEVDGVLFLVLEYQHVKPGKGPAFIRTRLRELQSGKVLDRSWRSGEKVKDVRLERRTFEMLYRTEEGLVVMDPDTFEQIILDDRVVGDTALYLVDNCRLEVLFNGSEPISIEPPTFVDLLIVETDPGLKGDTASGGSKPATLETGLVVQVPLFLKEGEKIRVDTRTDTYIERVKS from the coding sequence ATGATCTGGACCACGGACCTCAGGAAGGGTGTCGTAATCGAAGTAGATGGCGTGCTCTTCCTCGTGCTCGAGTACCAGCACGTGAAGCCGGGCAAGGGCCCGGCCTTCATCAGGACCAGGCTGCGCGAGCTCCAGTCCGGTAAGGTCCTGGACAGGAGCTGGCGCTCCGGCGAGAAGGTCAAGGACGTGAGGCTCGAGAGGCGAACCTTCGAGATGCTCTACCGCACCGAGGAGGGCCTCGTGGTGATGGATCCCGACACCTTCGAGCAGATCATCCTCGACGACCGGGTGGTCGGCGACACGGCCCTCTACCTGGTCGACAACTGCAGGCTAGAGGTGCTCTTCAACGGATCCGAGCCCATCTCGATCGAACCCCCTACCTTCGTCGACCTGCTGATCGTCGAGACCGACCCCGGGCTGAAGGGCGACACGGCCAGCGGCGGCTCGAAGCCCGCGACCCTCGAGACGGGTCTCGTGGTACAGGTTCCCCTCTTCCTGAAGGAGGGGGAGAAGATAAGGGTCGACACCCGGACGGATACCTACATCGAACGGGTCAAGAGCTGA
- a CDS encoding type II 3-dehydroquinate dehydratase, which translates to MRGARPSVLVVDGPSLGALGRRDPAQYGTATYRELTASVKAWADDLGMDVESIQSDSEGGIVSAVWAASGRLDALVINPGGYAHGSMAIHDAMEGFDGPVIEVHLSQVMAREPERRILVTARAADVLICGAGTAGYRLALELVPGMIKA; encoded by the coding sequence GTGAGGGGCGCCAGGCCTTCGGTGCTCGTCGTGGACGGGCCCAGCCTCGGAGCCCTGGGCCGCCGCGATCCCGCACAGTACGGGACGGCGACCTATCGGGAGCTCACGGCCTCCGTGAAGGCCTGGGCGGATGATCTCGGGATGGACGTTGAATCGATCCAGTCGGACAGCGAGGGCGGCATCGTGAGCGCAGTCTGGGCCGCCTCGGGCAGGCTGGATGCGCTGGTCATCAACCCGGGCGGATACGCCCACGGCTCGATGGCCATACACGACGCGATGGAGGGCTTCGACGGCCCGGTCATCGAGGTGCACCTCAGCCAGGTGATGGCAAGGGAGCCCGAGCGCAGGATACTGGTCACCGCACGCGCAGCCGACGTCCTCATCTGCGGGGCGGGGACTGCTGGATACAGGCTGGCCCTGGAACTCGTTCCGGGCATGATCAAGGCATGA
- a CDS encoding tetratricopeptide repeat protein has protein sequence MAESLEAEIRQLYEDWIANPSPVVCARLADRLRIAGRNDEALEVSRRGQKDWPGNNSIRMVIARCLRGTGDMQEARSAFEEVLKTDPFNLVALKNLAEMSMVEGRYRDAVKLFGDYVFENPGDPEAQQQLEEAKRKERTAPEPAPVPSGEEAVAPPEAVAVPSAIPAAASGPVVAEPAVTLEQAFAAEPESPPVQTASPVEDAFAAESPAGAGSEPPSPEPASAPEPAVTVEQAFPAETEPPPGQAEADIPAAPLRSEAGAPGRDAEPVPARAAEPASAPEPETAPPTEPAASTAPAPEASSQPGQAVSGEEAAPAPFPQTGRMERILRSQGMAVPEARPAAPSPAPAHAPEPRAAQGLKREPRSLFDLFSPEERAELFLEPYRQEEK, from the coding sequence ATGGCTGAGTCTCTGGAGGCCGAGATCCGGCAGCTCTACGAGGACTGGATCGCTAATCCATCTCCGGTCGTCTGCGCGAGGCTGGCCGACAGGCTGAGGATAGCCGGGCGCAACGACGAGGCCCTCGAGGTCTCCCGCCGGGGGCAGAAGGACTGGCCTGGCAACAACTCCATCCGGATGGTCATCGCACGCTGCCTGAGGGGCACGGGAGACATGCAGGAGGCCCGCTCGGCCTTCGAGGAAGTGCTGAAGACGGATCCGTTCAATCTGGTGGCCCTCAAGAACCTGGCCGAGATGTCCATGGTCGAGGGCAGGTATCGCGACGCAGTCAAGCTCTTCGGCGACTATGTGTTCGAGAATCCAGGCGACCCCGAGGCACAGCAGCAGCTCGAGGAGGCGAAGCGGAAAGAGAGGACGGCCCCTGAACCCGCGCCCGTCCCGTCAGGTGAAGAAGCGGTCGCGCCACCCGAAGCCGTCGCGGTGCCCTCGGCCATTCCTGCCGCGGCTTCCGGGCCGGTCGTCGCGGAACCTGCAGTCACCCTGGAGCAGGCCTTCGCGGCCGAACCGGAGTCTCCCCCGGTGCAGACGGCCTCCCCGGTCGAGGATGCCTTCGCGGCCGAAAGCCCTGCCGGGGCCGGCTCCGAGCCTCCATCGCCGGAACCCGCGTCTGCGCCGGAACCTGCGGTCACCGTCGAGCAGGCCTTCCCGGCCGAAACTGAACCTCCCCCCGGGCAGGCGGAGGCTGACATACCCGCGGCTCCGCTCCGGTCGGAGGCAGGAGCTCCCGGACGGGACGCCGAACCCGTGCCGGCACGGGCAGCGGAACCGGCCTCCGCTCCCGAACCCGAAACAGCTCCTCCGACGGAGCCGGCGGCTTCCACGGCGCCGGCGCCCGAAGCCTCGTCGCAACCCGGACAGGCCGTCTCCGGAGAAGAGGCCGCCCCGGCGCCGTTCCCACAGACCGGACGCATGGAGCGGATCCTCAGGAGCCAGGGCATGGCCGTTCCTGAAGCAAGGCCGGCGGCTCCCTCCCCCGCCCCCGCCCACGCTCCCGAACCAAGGGCGGCCCAGGGCCTGAAGCGGGAGCCCAGAAGCCTCTTCGACCTTTTCTCCCCCGAGGAGCGGGCCGAACTCTTCCTCGAACCCTACCGGCAGGAGGAGAAGTGA
- a CDS encoding DUF4837 family protein, whose amino-acid sequence MKPLPGASMLLALLLAAGCAREAEGPLKGVLVVYPDGEEQAADSLTGLYQRTVTTIDPEPVFSFSFCSSSEFTGSLRNRRTILFLAADEQGLPGELRGGGPVAGARDVWARGQRVFGTVIGSAGPDAVADSLEAAYDRHLRDWLFQDFVSTSMTSPERMDSLAALGFRMNVPRSYATSEWIPEDGFVQFQRPVSDNGRLILSIRWVEGLEALDADGAVAWRQDMARRFFYDASADSVDRSRLEALPLSTGGMTGWRLTGAWINPHHLNAGGFTSYVLQDAGRSFLLDAEIFNPDAEKEPYVREGWILMGTFAVEEQDG is encoded by the coding sequence ATGAAGCCCCTTCCGGGAGCCTCGATGCTCCTGGCGCTCCTCCTCGCGGCTGGATGCGCCAGGGAGGCCGAAGGCCCGCTCAAGGGTGTCCTCGTGGTGTATCCCGACGGAGAGGAGCAGGCGGCGGACAGCCTCACGGGCCTGTACCAGCGAACCGTCACCACCATCGACCCAGAGCCTGTCTTCTCGTTCTCCTTCTGTTCCTCGAGCGAGTTCACCGGGTCCCTGCGCAACAGGAGGACGATCCTGTTCCTGGCTGCCGACGAGCAGGGCCTGCCGGGCGAACTCCGGGGCGGAGGGCCCGTGGCGGGCGCCAGGGATGTCTGGGCCCGGGGCCAGAGGGTGTTCGGCACGGTGATCGGGTCAGCCGGTCCGGATGCCGTCGCCGACAGCCTCGAAGCCGCGTACGACCGGCATCTGCGGGACTGGCTCTTCCAGGATTTCGTCAGCACCTCCATGACGAGCCCGGAACGGATGGACAGCCTTGCCGCTCTGGGCTTCCGCATGAACGTACCAAGGTCCTACGCCACCTCCGAGTGGATCCCGGAAGACGGCTTCGTCCAGTTCCAGCGCCCGGTGTCCGACAACGGGCGGTTGATCCTGAGCATCCGCTGGGTCGAGGGCCTCGAGGCGCTGGATGCCGACGGAGCCGTTGCCTGGCGGCAGGACATGGCCCGCAGGTTCTTCTACGACGCCTCCGCCGACTCGGTCGACCGCTCGAGGCTCGAAGCACTTCCCCTCTCGACGGGGGGCATGACGGGCTGGAGGCTCACGGGGGCATGGATCAACCCGCACCATCTTAACGCAGGCGGGTTCACGAGCTATGTTCTCCAGGATGCAGGCAGGTCCTTCCTGCTCGACGCCGAGATCTTCAATCCCGACGCCGAAAAGGAGCCATACGTGCGCGAAGGGTGGATCCTCATGGGGACCTTCGCCGTGGAGGAACAGGATGGCTGA
- the folD gene encoding bifunctional methylenetetrahydrofolate dehydrogenase/methenyltetrahydrofolate cyclohydrolase FolD — protein MGALLSGRDLARRIEAGVIASSARWGATPPGLAVILVGDDPASRGYVRSKQKACERTGITSILVDLPSGTSQEALLDRIAALNGDPSVDAILCQLPLPQGIDPSAVAAAVDPRKDVDGFHPENVGRLWRGEECIVPCTPAGVMRLLADAGISPRGSRAVVIGRSIIVGRPMAALLLAADATVTIAHSRTKDLEGLCRTADILVTAAGVPGMVGGSWIREGAVVVDVGTTYAEGRPVGDVRADEALARASLLTPVPGGVGPLTIAMLLENTVRCRLGAGARITP, from the coding sequence GTGGGCGCACTGCTGTCCGGCAGGGATCTCGCCCGCAGGATAGAGGCAGGCGTCATTGCGAGTTCGGCCCGGTGGGGAGCCACCCCTCCGGGCCTTGCCGTCATCCTGGTCGGTGACGACCCGGCAAGCAGGGGATACGTGCGGTCCAAGCAGAAGGCCTGCGAACGCACGGGCATAACGTCCATCCTCGTCGATCTTCCATCGGGCACCTCGCAGGAAGCCCTCCTGGACAGGATCGCGGCGCTCAACGGCGATCCCTCGGTGGATGCCATCCTCTGCCAGCTCCCTCTCCCGCAGGGCATCGACCCATCGGCCGTGGCCGCGGCCGTCGATCCCCGCAAGGACGTGGACGGATTCCATCCCGAGAACGTCGGCCGGCTCTGGCGCGGCGAGGAGTGCATCGTGCCGTGCACCCCAGCCGGCGTGATGCGGCTGCTCGCGGATGCCGGCATCTCCCCGCGCGGCAGCAGAGCCGTCGTCATAGGCCGGAGCATCATCGTCGGCAGGCCCATGGCCGCCCTCCTCCTGGCCGCAGACGCCACCGTGACCATCGCACATTCGCGGACGAAGGACCTGGAGGGCCTCTGCAGGACGGCCGACATCCTCGTCACCGCAGCCGGCGTGCCGGGCATGGTCGGGGGCTCCTGGATCAGGGAGGGTGCCGTCGTGGTCGATGTCGGTACGACATACGCGGAAGGCAGGCCGGTGGGCGACGTCCGGGCGGACGAGGCCCTGGCGCGCGCATCACTCCTCACGCCTGTGCCCGGCGGCGTAGGGCCCCTCACGATCGCGATGCTGCTGGAGAACACAGTGCGCTGCCGCCTCGGCGCTGGCGCTCGCATCACTCCCTGA
- the rplU gene encoding 50S ribosomal protein L21 encodes MYAVIETGGLQYRVEPGMKLSVGKLPGGEGEDVSFDRVMLVSGTAGVRIGNPVLDATSVRARILSHGRGPKVTVFHRKRRKGHEKRTGHRQDLTNVEITEIIGG; translated from the coding sequence TTGTACGCTGTAATCGAGACGGGTGGACTCCAGTACAGGGTCGAGCCCGGCATGAAGCTCTCGGTCGGGAAGCTCCCCGGCGGCGAGGGTGAAGACGTCTCCTTCGACAGGGTGATGCTCGTCTCCGGCACCGCCGGCGTCCGCATCGGGAACCCCGTTCTCGACGCCACTTCGGTCAGGGCCCGCATCCTCTCCCACGGCAGGGGACCCAAGGTCACGGTCTTCCACCGCAAGAGGCGCAAGGGTCACGAGAAGCGCACCGGCCACAGACAGGACCTCACGAATGTGGAGATCACCGAGATAATCGGAGGCTAG